GAAACGCAACACCCGTAATCTGGCCTGGATCATATCGGTTGTCATGGTCATGTCCGTGGTGCTTAGTGCATGCGGAAATAAAGAAGAAGGACAGGTAAGTGGCAGCAGCGGCAATGCCGACGATCCGTTGGAAGTCAGCATTATGACCATCACGCCGAGTGCCGTCCCCGCTGCTGATGATAATGTAATCAAACGCGCCATTGAAGAAGCAACTAACTCCAAAATGAACATTCAGTGGGTCTCCAACAATATCTATGGTGACAAGCTCAATCTGACCTTGGCTTCCGGGGATATACCTGATCTGATCATGATTAATGATCCGTTTGGAAGTACCTTCACCAAGATGGTCAAACAAGGTGCTTTCTGGGATATCACCCCGTATATTAAAGACTATCCCAACCTCAGCGGAGGCATTCCCGATATTGCATGGGATACAACCAAGGCAGCAGACGGCAACAATTATGGTATCCCGCGGCCTCGTCCAGTCACTGGAGATTCTTTTTTCATCATCCGCAAGGATTGGCTCGACCGATTGAATTTGCAGGTGCCAGAGACCACGGATGAGTTGTTCAAGGTGATGGAGGCTTTTGTAGAACAGGACCCTGATGGTAATGGAACCAAAGATACCACAGCGCTTGCCGCTTATATCAGTCCTGATGATCTCGGCTGGGGAGGGAATCTGGGCCCAGTACTCGGTGCCATTGAGAGTTCATTTATCGGAACCAATAGCAGTTGGAAATGGGATGGGTCGCAGGAGAAGCTGGTCTACAGGGAATTGTTGCCCGAGGTGAAAGAATCCCTTCAATATTTAACCAAAGCCTATAGCAAAGGCATGATGCCGGAAGATCTGCTTTCGCTCAAGCTGACGCAGGCCAGGGAACTGTTCAAGCGCAATCAGGCGGGCATTATCGTGGACAAGACAGGTACGATGCGCAAAATCTATGCCGATGACCTGAAGAAGGTCGATCCTTCTTTTAAATATACGGATTTCTATCCTTTGACCAATCTGAATGGATATAATCCGAAAGGTTCGGGATACAACGGTATTCTGGCGATCCCTGCCAGTGTGCCGGAAGAGAAGATGAAACGAATTCTCCAACTCGTCGATACCTGGATGAATCCGGAAGTATTTGAAATCCAGCAGTTCGGGATTGAAGGTACGCATTATGAAGTGGTCGATGGCAAAAAGGTAGCAAGTAGTGAAAAGTTGACGGCGGATAACGCGTCGGATTTCAATCATATCGTTAACGTCATCGACCTGCCTTGGAATACCACTGGCGAAACGGACGAAGAGACACAGGCCAATGAACTGTTCAAAAAAGTGGAGGCAGAGCGAGACAAAACGAGCGTGGCAGATCTGGCTGCTGGCCTTCAATCCGAGACCGGGCAAAAAGTGCTGCCTGAACTCAACAAGAAGATCCAGGATCTGAAAGCAAAGATTATTTTGGGCCGGGAGCCGATTGAAGCTTGGGATGCCTTTGTGGAAACCCTGCGGAATGATCCGAATGTCCAGGCGATGAGTGATGAGATGACCGAAGCCTACAAGAAAAGAAATGGACAGTGAATCTGAGGGGAAGGAGCTGCAAACCATGAGCACCCATGAGCAACGAATGAGTACGGTTAAGGGGAAGCAAACTTCAACCAAAAAGAAAGGGTTAAACTTGCTGTCTGCACTTCGGCGTGACCGGTCGTTATATGTGCTTGCACTGCCAGGCATATTGTTCTTTCTCATTTTCAAATACATCCCGATGTGGGGCATTATCATTGCGTTTCAGGATTACTCGCCCTTTCGGGGGATTCAGGGCAGTGAGTGGGTTGGTTTGCAGCACTTTACAGCACTATTTGATAATCCGGACTTTGCCTTGTTGTTCCGAAATACGCTGGCGATCAGCCTGCTCAATCTGATATTGTTCTTTCCTTTTCCGATCCTGATCTCCCTGGGACTCAATGAACTGCGAAGTGTGGCGTATAAGAGACTGATTCAAACAATTATCTACATGCCGCATTTCCTCTCCTGGGTAATCATTGCAGGGTTAACGCTGCTGCTGTTCGCCAAAGGAACGGGACTGATTAATGAGTTATTCGCTTTATGGGGATGGCCCCGAGTGGATATATTAACGAATCCGGACAGCTTCTGGATCATGGTCACCTTGCAAGCGATGTGGAAGGAAGCAGGTTGGGGCACGATTGTGTTTCTGGCGGCCATGGCGAGTGTGGATACTCAGCTGTATGAGGCGGCACGCATGGATGGAGCAGGACGATTGCGCCAGATCTGGCACATTACGCTGCCTGCCATCCGCAGTGTCATCATCGTACTCTTGATTTTAAGGCTGGGAGACATCATGGAGGTGGGGTTTGAGCAAATTTTCCTCATGTACAACGGCGCTGTATCTGAAGTGGCCGAAGTATTCGACACCTATGTATACCGCACAGGGATTGAGCAGGGCGATTTCAGCTACAGTACAGCGGTTGGACTGTTCAAATCCGTAATTGGTCTGGTGCTGGTCGTTGTCGCAAATCGTGTAGTAAAGCGCTTGGGTCAGGAAGGCGTCTATTAGTTAGTTCCGGTACTCGACCATATCCGTACCAGCCTTTAATCAATGGAGAGGAGGTTTCGAATGCATCGCATGAAATGGAGTGAGCGGATTGGACAGTCCCTGAATGTGGTTACGCTTGGACTATTGGCTGTGGTTATGTTTTTCCCGCTATATTATGTTTTTGTCGTTTCATTCACTGACCCCGGAGAGTATTTGCAAAAGAAAATCGTACTCTTCCCGGAACGCTGGTCTGTTGAAGCCTATACGTATTTGTTATCCACGCCTGCCTTTGCACGCTCGCTGGGGAACAGTGCATTTCTGGCAACCGTCGGCACGGCGTGCAGCCTGGCTGTATCATCCTCTCTGGCTTATGCGCTGTCCCAGAAGCAATTCCACTTCAGAAAAATACTGATGTTCCTGATTGTACTAACCATCTTGTTTAGCCCGGGCATCATTCCAAATTACCTGCTGGTACGGGAACTGGGGCTGATCAATAATATCTGGGCACTGATCCTGCCAGCGCTCGCCAATGGCTGGACGGTGTTGCTGATGAAAAATTTCTTCGACAGCCTGCCCGCAGAGATCAGCGAAGCGGCATCCATTGATGGCTGTAGCGCCATCCGAACCTGGTACACGATTGTGTTGCCCTTGTCGATGCCTGCGCTTGCTGCCTTTGGATTGTTTTTCGCTGTAGGGTACTGGAATCAATTCTTCGCGGCACTGTTATATCTGAACGATTCTGCCAAATGGCCCATCCAAGTATTACTGCAAAACATGTTGCTGAACGCATCCAACATCGATCTGGTTGCGCCTGGACAGCAGGTGGAGACACCGCCGACAGAAATGTTGAAGATGGCCGCGATTATTGTAGCCATATTGCCAGTACTGGTGGTGTATCCGTTTATACAAAAGCATTTTGCCAAAGGAGCACTGATCGGCTCGGTCAAAGGATGAATCTGCATTCAGGCGGGTATTCCCGGGAAGGAGGTCCATACAGATGATATTCAAGCGCACAGCAGACCCATTACCCAAAGGGCGTTATTTCAGGCGCAGCCTGATGATGATTCTGTTTATCGCCTGCATTCCGGGAGTCATTACAGGGGGGCTGCTGTATGGCTGGGTCACCGTCAAAATGGAAAAGATTTTGCAGCAAACCCATCTACATCAGTTTGAACAACGTACCGTGTGGGTTGGCGATCAATTGGATGCACTTGAATTGACCTTCTCGCAGTGGGCCTTTGATCCGGTTTTCGATAATCGTCTGAAAGAGCTCGATTTTGTATTCAAGTATAAACAGGTTCATGAACTGTACCGATTGCTGCTGATGATTCAGAATTCCAATACATTGATCGGCAAAGTTCAATTGTATCTGGGGGAACCCCAGGCCGTAAAGATGGATTCTGAACGGTATGATTTTATCAAAGACGCCGGGGAGATCGAGAAGTATGAACGGTTGACTCATCAGCCCCAGGCCACATATTGGTCCCGCTCCATGGATAGCACCTCCATGATGATGGTGAATCGGCTTCCGGGTGGAAGCGACGATGCACTAGGGGCACTAACGATCACGCTGGATAACAAGCAACTAGGCAACATGTTACAGACCTTGTCTCCGTATAATGGCGGGACGACATTCCTGCTGGATGAGCAGGGCAAGCCCATGCTTCCACAAGACAAAGTGTTTGGTGGATTACAGCATGCTGTGCGTGAACATATGTTGAACTTGGAAGGAAGTCTGTCTTCTTTCCTGATGGATTATGAAGACCTGACTTACTCGGTTCAAACGGGCACCTTCCGCAGACTGGGTACTGATTGGACTTACGTGTCCGCGGTGCCTCTCAATGAAATTGTAGCTCCGATTGTATCGGTACCCCGAATCGTTCTTCTCGTCAATGGATCAGGACTATTACTGGCATTGATCTTATCGTGGGTTGGTTCGCTCCAGCTCTATAAACCGTTTACGAAGTTATTGCGAATGTTTACCGCGGCTTCTGTCCGCT
The window above is part of the Paenibacillus sp. 1781tsa1 genome. Proteins encoded here:
- a CDS encoding sugar ABC transporter permease, which encodes MSTVKGKQTSTKKKGLNLLSALRRDRSLYVLALPGILFFLIFKYIPMWGIIIAFQDYSPFRGIQGSEWVGLQHFTALFDNPDFALLFRNTLAISLLNLILFFPFPILISLGLNELRSVAYKRLIQTIIYMPHFLSWVIIAGLTLLLFAKGTGLINELFALWGWPRVDILTNPDSFWIMVTLQAMWKEAGWGTIVFLAAMASVDTQLYEAARMDGAGRLRQIWHITLPAIRSVIIVLLILRLGDIMEVGFEQIFLMYNGAVSEVAEVFDTYVYRTGIEQGDFSYSTAVGLFKSVIGLVLVVVANRVVKRLGQEGVY
- a CDS encoding carbohydrate ABC transporter permease; translated protein: MKWSERIGQSLNVVTLGLLAVVMFFPLYYVFVVSFTDPGEYLQKKIVLFPERWSVEAYTYLLSTPAFARSLGNSAFLATVGTACSLAVSSSLAYALSQKQFHFRKILMFLIVLTILFSPGIIPNYLLVRELGLINNIWALILPALANGWTVLLMKNFFDSLPAEISEAASIDGCSAIRTWYTIVLPLSMPALAAFGLFFAVGYWNQFFAALLYLNDSAKWPIQVLLQNMLLNASNIDLVAPGQQVETPPTEMLKMAAIIVAILPVLVVYPFIQKHFAKGALIGSVKG
- a CDS encoding extracellular solute-binding protein; translated protein: MQKVGKRNTRNLAWIISVVMVMSVVLSACGNKEEGQVSGSSGNADDPLEVSIMTITPSAVPAADDNVIKRAIEEATNSKMNIQWVSNNIYGDKLNLTLASGDIPDLIMINDPFGSTFTKMVKQGAFWDITPYIKDYPNLSGGIPDIAWDTTKAADGNNYGIPRPRPVTGDSFFIIRKDWLDRLNLQVPETTDELFKVMEAFVEQDPDGNGTKDTTALAAYISPDDLGWGGNLGPVLGAIESSFIGTNSSWKWDGSQEKLVYRELLPEVKESLQYLTKAYSKGMMPEDLLSLKLTQARELFKRNQAGIIVDKTGTMRKIYADDLKKVDPSFKYTDFYPLTNLNGYNPKGSGYNGILAIPASVPEEKMKRILQLVDTWMNPEVFEIQQFGIEGTHYEVVDGKKVASSEKLTADNASDFNHIVNVIDLPWNTTGETDEETQANELFKKVEAERDKTSVADLAAGLQSETGQKVLPELNKKIQDLKAKIILGREPIEAWDAFVETLRNDPNVQAMSDEMTEAYKKRNGQ